In the genome of Segnochrobactrum spirostomi, the window GCAACGAAAGGCCCATCGCCGCTCTCAGGAGGCGGTCTCTGAAACGGTATCGGGGGCGGAGAGCTGGGCGATGATGCGCCGGAGCAGATCGCGCAGCACGTCGCGCTCGGCTTCGTCGAGCCCTTCGAGCGCCTCGTTGCGGACCGCCTCGGCGACCTGACGGATCTTGGCGACCACCGGGGCCGAGGTCTCCGTCAAGCGGATAACCTTGGCGCGGCGGTCGGTCGGGTCGGGGAAGCGCACCACCAGCCCGAGGCCTTCCAGCCGGTCGAGAAAGGCGACGAGGGTCATCGGATCGACGCCCATCGCCTCGGCGATCGGGGTCTGGCGGGCGCCTTCATATTTCGACACGTAGCCGAGCGTACGCGCCTCGCCCGGCGTGAGCCCGAGGCCAGCCTCGGCGGCGGCGGCGTCGAATCGCTGGCGAAAGAGCCGATTGGCGTCCCCGAGGAGAAATCCGATCGAGGCCGTGGGATCGCTCTCTCTCGCCATAAAGCTCGTTCACCGTGTCGTTGCGTGAAAAGGCTGTGTGTCGGAACCTTGCACGATCCAGGCAGCAAAATGCAATCGCGGTGACGCCGGTACCCGCCAAAGCCGCGCTGCGCCTCGCTGCGGCATGGTTTTTGCCGGAATGGAGCCGATATTCATTGCTCCGTCGTGAACGATCGCTATATTGCACCGCGAAATGAAGGTCCTGAGCGGGCGCGGCCGAGCTACGCCCGCTTTTTTGGTGTTTCCATGAAGCTTCGCAACGTTGCCATCATCGCCCACGTCGACCACGGTAAGACGACCCTGGTCGACCGTCTCCTGCAGCAGTCCGGAACGTTCCGAGAGAACGAACGGGTCGCCGAGCGGGCGATGGATTCGAACGACCTCGAGCGCGAGCGTGGCATCACCATCCTCGCCAAGGTGACCTCGGTCGCCTGGAAGGATCACCGGATCAACATCGTCGACACCCCGGGCCACGCCGATTTCGGCGGCGAGGTGGAGCGCATCCTCAACATGGTGGACGGCGCGATCATTCTCGTCGATGCCGCCGAAGGCCCGATGCCGCAGACGAAGTTCGTGCTGTCGAAGGCCCTCAAGGTGGGCCTCCGGCCGATCGTCGCCATCAACAAGGTCGACAAGCCGGACGCGCGTATCGACGAG includes:
- a CDS encoding MarR family winged helix-turn-helix transcriptional regulator, with the translated sequence MARESDPTASIGFLLGDANRLFRQRFDAAAAEAGLGLTPGEARTLGYVSKYEGARQTPIAEAMGVDPMTLVAFLDRLEGLGLVVRFPDPTDRRAKVIRLTETSAPVVAKIRQVAEAVRNEALEGLDEAERDVLRDLLRRIIAQLSAPDTVSETAS